A region of Epinephelus fuscoguttatus linkage group LG1, E.fuscoguttatus.final_Chr_v1 DNA encodes the following proteins:
- the LOC125904098 gene encoding uncharacterized protein LOC125904098 produces the protein MAVSSFTARQTWSHPDVELALTDLEKKLCEHFQRIEIRGKRGRKVPLLLTPEMQASMELLAKTRNDCEVPDSNQFMFARPQALTHFRGSDVIRQIAQSCGASNPEALSSTKLRKHMATMSQLLNLKDNEMDNLADFLGHDIRVHRQYYRLPEGTLQLAKVSKMLMALERGKMAEFKGQTLDEISIDPQEEIAQDSDQSDLDEDDQMAASTSFSTPSTPSSSSRPSSSTPSSSSRLSTSSTPSPSSSPSSNKSSEREIHQWKAQHTSSSRFFTKEKKVVGGGGPGSGEDAE, from the exons ATGGCTGTCAGTTCTTTCACAGCACGACAGACCTGGTCTCATCCTGATGTGGAGCTGGCATTGACTGACCTGGAGAAGAAACTGTGTGAACATTTTCAAAGGATAGAGATAAGAGGGAAACGAGGACGTAAAGTTCCACTGCTCCTCACCCCAGAAATGCAGGCATCAATGGAGCTCCTTGCAAAGACTCGTAATGACTGCGAAGTTCCAGACAGCAATCAATTCATGTTTGCAAGGCCACAGGCACTAACGCACTTTCGAGGATCGGATGTTATTCGACAGATAGCTCAATCCTGTGGGGCCAGTAACCCAGAGGCACTGTCCTCTACTAAGTTGAGGAAACACATGGCCACAATGTCCCAGCTTCTCAATCTCAAGGACAATGAAATGGACAACCTCGCGGATTTCTTAGGTCATGACATAAGAGTTCACCGCCAATACTACAGGCTGCCTGAAGGAACATTACAGCTGGCTAAGGTCAGCAAAATGCTGATGGCCCTGGAAAGAGGGAAAATGGCAGAGTTCAAGGGACAAACTCTGGATGAGATCTCCATTGATCCGCAAG AGGAAATAGCTCAGGACAGTGACCAGTCAGACTTGGATGAAGACGACCAGATGGCTGCTTCTACATCATTTTCTACGCCCTCCACACCTTCATCATCCTCCAGACCTTCATCCTCCACACCTTCATCATCCTCCAGACTTTCAACGTCCTCCACACCTTCACCATCCTCCAGTCCTTCATCAA ATAAATCCAGTGAGAGAGAGATCCACCAGTGGAAAGCACAGCACACCTCCAGCTCAAG GTTCTTCACAAAGGAGAAGAAAGTGGTCGGAGGAGGAGGTCCAGGCAGTGGAGAAGACGCTGAATAG